From Permianibacter aggregans, a single genomic window includes:
- a CDS encoding ABC-2 transporter permease has protein sequence MNWLASDAGMVRKLIIKDWQVYQKQLAGYVAAMLLALSLVGMGTPWMASAGALLLLVLLLVVGTYAIQSSIMAERKQQTVPFIMSLPVTPMDVYWGKLLANLIIYLVPFVLVVGGLLALILTTPRPDGAVIWVAVVAMFMLVIFCISLCVAIAVDSEGWNVFTMLALMTLIGPFMYWISGFDGITQYLKSDDIVWSAPVIALLSAELAVIIIAILATSWLHARKTSFL, from the coding sequence ATGAATTGGCTTGCATCCGATGCCGGCATGGTCCGGAAGTTGATTATCAAAGACTGGCAGGTTTATCAAAAACAACTCGCCGGTTATGTTGCCGCCATGTTACTCGCACTGAGTCTGGTCGGCATGGGTACGCCGTGGATGGCGTCGGCTGGTGCGCTGCTGCTGCTGGTGCTGTTACTCGTGGTCGGCACCTACGCGATTCAGTCATCAATCATGGCCGAACGCAAACAACAAACCGTACCATTCATCATGAGCCTGCCAGTCACTCCGATGGATGTTTATTGGGGCAAACTACTCGCCAACCTGATCATATATCTGGTGCCATTTGTGCTGGTTGTCGGTGGCCTTCTCGCACTGATTCTGACCACGCCACGCCCCGATGGAGCCGTCATCTGGGTGGCGGTGGTCGCAATGTTCATGCTGGTGATTTTCTGCATATCGCTATGCGTAGCCATCGCCGTCGATTCTGAAGGTTGGAATGTCTTCACGATGCTCGCCTTGATGACACTGATCGGTCCGTTCATGTATTGGATCAGCGGCTTCGATGGCATCACTCAATACTTGAAAAGCGATGACATCGTCTGGAGCGCGCCAGTTATTGCTTTGCTTTCGGCGGAACTGGCGGTGATCATTATCGCGATCCTCGCCACCAGTTGGCTGCACGCGCGCAAGACCTCCTTTCTTTGA
- a CDS encoding acyltransferase family protein, with amino-acid sequence MQREDRLHYMDNLRALAMLAGVVFHAALAYSPLMHPIWPTADTGHALIVDIVAWFFHLFRMPLFFVVSGFFAALLVNNRGMAGFFRNRCARVLLPLLICLPLIITSLHWLTAEAAVNAAQPSPVLIWLRAYIAENGAMPYAPGWAHLWFLFYLMLFTVLVWVVSAFELARFSKKIATLHPAILPLAFPLLLTPALAGVTVPWSAPEFFLPSLWALFFFGAYFALGYQMFLSTALLERLRSRSSLWLIGGLAAYAALFWLSNGFISQGNASQHFAYALLEAYAGFWLTLWCLITAKQWLDSSNALMRWLADASYWVYLIHLPLLFAIQYRLLDVTMHWTAKFAIALMATLALSFLSYQLLVRHTVMGKLLNGRVPKKRHGIDVPKAI; translated from the coding sequence ATGCAGCGTGAAGATCGCCTTCATTACATGGACAACTTGCGTGCGCTGGCCATGCTGGCCGGCGTCGTCTTTCATGCCGCACTCGCCTACAGTCCGTTGATGCATCCCATCTGGCCAACGGCCGATACCGGGCATGCCCTAATCGTCGATATCGTCGCCTGGTTTTTCCATTTGTTTCGAATGCCGCTGTTCTTCGTCGTCTCAGGATTTTTCGCGGCATTACTCGTGAATAACCGTGGCATGGCCGGATTTTTCCGGAACCGATGCGCGCGAGTACTACTGCCGCTGCTGATATGTCTGCCACTAATCATCACGAGCTTGCACTGGCTGACCGCCGAGGCAGCCGTCAATGCGGCACAGCCATCGCCAGTGCTGATCTGGCTTCGTGCTTACATTGCAGAAAATGGCGCCATGCCTTACGCGCCAGGTTGGGCGCATTTATGGTTTTTGTTTTACCTCATGCTATTCACCGTGCTGGTGTGGGTTGTCTCCGCTTTCGAGCTTGCTCGCTTCAGCAAGAAAATCGCAACGCTGCATCCTGCCATTTTACCGCTTGCGTTTCCGCTGTTGCTCACGCCGGCGTTGGCTGGCGTTACCGTACCCTGGTCTGCGCCAGAATTTTTCTTGCCGTCGCTCTGGGCATTGTTTTTTTTTGGCGCCTATTTCGCTTTGGGCTATCAAATGTTCCTTTCGACAGCGCTGCTTGAGCGCCTACGCTCGCGGTCCTCACTATGGCTGATTGGCGGACTCGCAGCCTACGCGGCACTGTTTTGGTTGAGTAACGGCTTTATCAGCCAAGGCAACGCCTCGCAGCACTTCGCGTACGCGTTGTTGGAAGCTTATGCCGGTTTTTGGCTGACGCTCTGGTGCTTGATTACTGCCAAGCAATGGCTGGATAGCAGCAACGCACTGATGCGCTGGCTCGCCGACGCCTCGTACTGGGTTTACCTCATCCACCTACCGCTGCTGTTCGCGATTCAATACCGGCTATTGGATGTAACGATGCACTGGACCGCCAAATTCGCCATCGCACTCATGGCGACACTGGCGCTCTCTTTTCTTAGCTACCAGTTGTTGGTGCGACATACCGTAATGGGAAAATTGCTTAACGGTAGAGTTCCGAAAAAACGCCACGGCATCGACGTGCCGAAAGCCATATAG